From a region of the Phycisphaerales bacterium AB-hyl4 genome:
- a CDS encoding HEAT repeat domain-containing protein, with protein sequence MSAARSLVLGVLLLAFSLALANPSQAQQDRDPAQLWADFNHYSLIARPDLALAAGEALLDRVDDAELLEIVEASDYRDYEPTLERAARVDELREVARELGRRIQQGRVDQSRDEERIREDIRLLGEGDRRFRNATQRLTSAGQYAAPHMLRALQDRDRNRLHPYVVSSLTRIGQPIVDPLAVALPNLSPTVMVQVAQVLADIGYPQPLPYMKQVLEDEQVDEDARRVVDRAYRRLAEVAGIDADTSAADLFLRLGETNYRAATRGEQLPTFDAAENRGIVWEYSSRAGLVPIEVPAPIHGDVLTMRATQRALDLNPDLDAALTLFLAANLRRANRLPDGETDPSYASDRRPPAFYALLAGPVRLHEVLDRALRDNDPALALNAIEALSHTASDRQLVDADGRRQPLLRALSYPDRRVRFRAAEALANARPTESFNGDHRVVPVLAEAVRQQDVQYALVLADDQETLNQLLERVGEQGYEAFGGMSLSDVRDELESRPGVDLVVIAQDTDNIRRAFSRTRDDYKLAATPVLAVARSSDQQARLNQFLGEEARFSSVVVADEPQRLASAIEQVQEADTGEPIGEAESEEFALTALRLLHQIARASDVYDAQAAGPALTQALGDDRDSVVVAAGKVLAELDNSSAQRALASASLDRSGEVQIDLLTSLATSAIAFGNMLTQDHTDMLLEFVDTAEGDTAVAAARAHGALSLPTANAVRLIRGE encoded by the coding sequence ATGTCGGCAGCGCGATCGTTGGTACTTGGCGTTCTGTTGTTGGCCTTTTCACTCGCCTTGGCCAATCCGAGCCAGGCCCAGCAGGATCGCGACCCGGCACAACTCTGGGCCGATTTCAACCATTATTCGCTCATCGCACGACCGGACCTCGCCCTGGCCGCGGGCGAAGCCCTGCTCGACCGCGTGGACGATGCCGAGTTGCTGGAAATCGTCGAAGCCAGCGACTACCGCGACTACGAGCCCACGCTCGAACGCGCCGCTCGCGTCGACGAGCTCCGCGAGGTCGCCCGCGAGCTTGGCAGGCGAATTCAGCAGGGCCGCGTCGACCAAAGCCGTGATGAGGAACGCATCCGCGAAGACATTCGCCTGCTCGGTGAAGGCGACCGACGCTTCCGCAACGCCACCCAGCGCCTTACCAGCGCCGGCCAGTACGCCGCGCCGCACATGCTCCGCGCCTTGCAGGACCGAGACCGTAACCGGCTACACCCGTACGTCGTCTCGTCGCTGACGCGCATCGGCCAGCCCATTGTCGACCCGCTCGCCGTCGCGCTGCCCAACCTTTCGCCGACCGTGATGGTGCAGGTGGCCCAGGTGCTCGCCGACATCGGCTACCCCCAGCCGCTGCCTTACATGAAGCAAGTGCTCGAAGATGAGCAGGTCGACGAAGACGCCCGCCGTGTGGTCGACCGGGCCTACCGCCGCCTCGCTGAGGTTGCGGGCATTGATGCGGACACCTCCGCTGCCGACCTGTTCCTCCGCCTCGGCGAAACGAACTACCGCGCCGCGACCCGTGGCGAGCAGTTGCCCACCTTCGACGCCGCCGAGAACCGCGGCATCGTGTGGGAGTACTCCAGCCGGGCGGGCCTCGTGCCGATTGAAGTGCCCGCGCCGATCCATGGCGACGTGCTCACCATGCGGGCCACTCAGCGGGCGCTCGACCTCAACCCCGACCTCGACGCGGCACTGACGCTTTTCCTCGCCGCCAACCTCCGTCGTGCCAACCGCCTGCCCGATGGCGAAACCGACCCCAGCTACGCCAGCGACCGTCGGCCGCCCGCGTTCTACGCTCTGCTGGCCGGCCCCGTCCGCCTTCACGAAGTGCTCGATCGGGCCTTGCGTGACAACGACCCGGCCCTGGCCCTCAACGCGATCGAAGCGCTGTCCCACACCGCCAGCGATCGTCAGTTGGTCGATGCAGACGGCCGACGTCAGCCGCTGCTGCGGGCCCTCTCGTACCCTGATCGTCGCGTGCGGTTCCGTGCCGCCGAGGCGCTCGCCAACGCTCGGCCGACCGAGTCGTTCAACGGCGACCACCGCGTGGTGCCCGTGCTCGCTGAGGCCGTTCGCCAGCAGGATGTGCAGTACGCCCTCGTGCTCGCGGACGATCAGGAAACGCTCAACCAACTGCTCGAACGCGTCGGTGAGCAAGGCTACGAAGCCTTCGGCGGCATGTCGCTCAGCGATGTCCGCGACGAACTCGAAAGCCGACCTGGTGTCGACCTCGTCGTGATCGCCCAGGACACGGACAACATCCGCCGGGCCTTCTCGCGAACGCGTGACGACTACAAGCTCGCCGCAACGCCCGTGCTCGCCGTCGCCCGCTCGTCCGATCAGCAGGCCCGCCTCAACCAGTTCCTCGGCGAAGAGGCTCGGTTCTCCAGCGTCGTCGTCGCCGACGAGCCCCAGCGACTCGCCTCGGCGATCGAACAGGTGCAGGAAGCCGACACCGGCGAACCCATCGGCGAAGCGGAAAGCGAAGAGTTCGCCCTCACCGCCCTCCGCCTGCTGCACCAGATCGCCCGTGCCAGCGACGTGTACGACGCGCAGGCCGCCGGCCCCGCGCTCACGCAAGCCCTTGGCGACGATCGCGACAGCGTCGTCGTCGCGGCCGGCAAGGTGCTCGCCGAGTTGGACAACTCCTCTGCTCAGCGTGCACTGGCCTCGGCCTCGCTCGATCGTTCCGGTGAGGTGCAGATCGACCTGCTGACCAGCCTCGCCACCTCGGCGATCGCGTTCGGCAACATGCTCACGCAGGATCACACGGACATGCTGCTCGAGTTCGTCGACACTGCTGAGGGCGACACCGCCGTCGCCGCCGCCCGTGCACACGGCGCGCTCTCGCTCCCGACCGCCAACGCCGTCCGCCTCATCCGCGGCGAGTAA